From Vigna radiata var. radiata cultivar VC1973A unplaced genomic scaffold, Vradiata_ver6 scaffold_215, whole genome shotgun sequence, the proteins below share one genomic window:
- the LOC106778151 gene encoding dihydrolipoyllysine-residue acetyltransferase component 2 of pyruvate dehydrogenase complex, mitochondrial-like isoform X2, translating to MASHLLNHSAKVRNASKLLHNERALLARWFSGDAQSSLSNNRDVWKTRLPVSSTRSSVFEPTAGFTKRNISIASIKRGSIIGSEFTGEISHSQVLSRRCYASASDLPPHQEIGMPSLSPTMTEGNIARWLKKEGDKVSPGEVLCEVETDKATVEMESMEEGYLAKIVRGDGEKEIKVGEVIAITVEDEGDIAKFKDYKPSPSESSAPPAKETSAPSPPKKEVAEESAREPEAKVSQPSAPTPTGDRVFASPLARKLAEEKNVPLSSIKGTGHEGLIVKADIEDFLASDAASSQVSAPSKAKGTTDAALDYIDIPVSQIRKVTASRLLLSKQTIPHYYLTVDASVDKLMSLRSKLNSLQEASGGSRISVNDLVIKAAALALRKVPQCNSSWANDYIRQYNNVNINVAVQTDNGLFVPVIRDADKKGLSTIGEEVKQLAKKAKENSLKPQDYEGGTFTVSNLGGPFGVKQFCAIINPPQSGILAVGSAERRVIPGSGAEEFKFGSFISVTLSCDHRVIDGAIGAEWLKAFKGYIENPESMLL from the exons ATGGCATCGCATTTACTCAATCACTCAGCCAAG GTGAGAAATGCTTCGAAGTTGCTGCACAACGAGCGCGCGCTCTTGGCGCGTTGGTTTTCCGGCGATGCTCAATCCTCTCTCAGTAACAACCGCG ATGTGTGGAAAACTCGGCTCCCTGTGTCTTCAACAAGAAGCAGTGTCTTTGAACCGACCGCCGGCTTTACT AAGAGAAACATCTCCATTGCTAGCATTAAAAGGGGTTCCATTATCGGGTCTGAGTTCACTGGAGAGATTTCACA TTCACAGGTGTTGTCAAGGAGATGCTATGCGTCAGCCTCAG ATCTACCCCCCCACCAGGAAATTGGAATGCCTTCTCTCTCACCTACAATGACAGAG GGTAACATTGCAAGATGGTTGAAGAAAGAAGGTGATAAAGTTTCTCCCGGTGAAGTGCTCTGTGAAGTTGAAACT GATAAAGCTACTGTTGAAATGGAAAGTATGGAAGAAGGTTATCTGGCCAAGATAGTTCGTGGAGAtggggaaaaagaaattaaagttgGTGAG GTAATTGCCATAACTGTTGAAGATGAGGGAGATATTGCCAAGTTTAAAGATTACAAACCTTCACCGTCTGAATCAAGTGCACCTCCTGCCAAAGAAACATCTGCACCATCCCCACCAAAGAAGGAGGTGGCAGAGGAGTCTGCTCGAGAACCTGAGGCAAAGGTTTCCCAACCTAGTGCGCCAACTCCAACTGGAGATCGTGTATTTGCTAGTCCTCTTGCTAGAAAGTTGGCTGAAGAGAAAAAT GTACCTCTCTCTAGCATTAAAGGAACAGGACATGAAGGACTCATTGTGAAGGCTGATATTGAAGATTTCTTGG CTTCTGATGCAGCTTCTAGTCAAGTTTCCGCACCCTCAAAGGCCAAGGGTACAACAGATGCAGCTCTGGATTATATCGACATTCCTGTCTCTCAGATACGGAAG GTCACAGCTTCACGGCTATTATTATCAAAGCAAACTATTCCTCATTACTATTTAACAGTGGATGCATCTGTTGATAAACTCATGAG TCTGCGGAGCAAACTTAATTCATTGCAAGAAGCCTCTGGTGGCTCCCGCATATCAGTTAATGACCTTGTAATCAAG GCTGCTGCATTGGCTCTCCGCAAAGTTCCTCAATGTAACAGTTCATGGGCAAATGATTATATTCGCCA GTATAATAATGTGAATATTAATGTAGCTGTGCAGACTGATAATGGGCTCTTTGTTCCAGTTATCAGG GATGCAGACAAGAAAGGCCTCTCTACAATAGGGGAGGAGGTCAAACAATTGGCAAAGAAAGCCAAAGAAAACAGCTTGAAACCCCAAGATTATGAG GGAGGTACATTTACAGTGTCTAACCTGGGAGGGCCATTTGGTGTCAAACAATTCTGCGCAATCATTAATCCTCCTCAGTCGGGCATTCTTGCAGTTGGATCTG CTGAGAGGAGAGTCATTCCGGGATCAGGTGCTGAAGAGTTCAAGTTTGGTTCTTTCATCTCTGTGACCCTCAGCTGTGATCATCGTGTTATAGATG GTGCAATTGGTGCCGAATGGTTAAAAGCATTCAAAGGCTATATTGAAAATCCAGAATCCATGTTGTTGTAA
- the LOC106778151 gene encoding dihydrolipoyllysine-residue acetyltransferase component 2 of pyruvate dehydrogenase complex, mitochondrial-like isoform X1, which produces MASHLLNHSAKVRNASKLLHNERALLARWFSGDAQSSLSNNRDVWKTRLPVSSTRSSVFEPTAGFTKRNISIASIKRGSIIGSEFTGEISQSSQVLSRRCYASASDLPPHQEIGMPSLSPTMTEGNIARWLKKEGDKVSPGEVLCEVETDKATVEMESMEEGYLAKIVRGDGEKEIKVGEVIAITVEDEGDIAKFKDYKPSPSESSAPPAKETSAPSPPKKEVAEESAREPEAKVSQPSAPTPTGDRVFASPLARKLAEEKNVPLSSIKGTGHEGLIVKADIEDFLASDAASSQVSAPSKAKGTTDAALDYIDIPVSQIRKVTASRLLLSKQTIPHYYLTVDASVDKLMSLRSKLNSLQEASGGSRISVNDLVIKAAALALRKVPQCNSSWANDYIRQYNNVNINVAVQTDNGLFVPVIRDADKKGLSTIGEEVKQLAKKAKENSLKPQDYEGGTFTVSNLGGPFGVKQFCAIINPPQSGILAVGSAERRVIPGSGAEEFKFGSFISVTLSCDHRVIDGAIGAEWLKAFKGYIENPESMLL; this is translated from the exons ATGGCATCGCATTTACTCAATCACTCAGCCAAG GTGAGAAATGCTTCGAAGTTGCTGCACAACGAGCGCGCGCTCTTGGCGCGTTGGTTTTCCGGCGATGCTCAATCCTCTCTCAGTAACAACCGCG ATGTGTGGAAAACTCGGCTCCCTGTGTCTTCAACAAGAAGCAGTGTCTTTGAACCGACCGCCGGCTTTACT AAGAGAAACATCTCCATTGCTAGCATTAAAAGGGGTTCCATTATCGGGTCTGAGTTCACTGGAGAGATTTCACA AAGTTCACAGGTGTTGTCAAGGAGATGCTATGCGTCAGCCTCAG ATCTACCCCCCCACCAGGAAATTGGAATGCCTTCTCTCTCACCTACAATGACAGAG GGTAACATTGCAAGATGGTTGAAGAAAGAAGGTGATAAAGTTTCTCCCGGTGAAGTGCTCTGTGAAGTTGAAACT GATAAAGCTACTGTTGAAATGGAAAGTATGGAAGAAGGTTATCTGGCCAAGATAGTTCGTGGAGAtggggaaaaagaaattaaagttgGTGAG GTAATTGCCATAACTGTTGAAGATGAGGGAGATATTGCCAAGTTTAAAGATTACAAACCTTCACCGTCTGAATCAAGTGCACCTCCTGCCAAAGAAACATCTGCACCATCCCCACCAAAGAAGGAGGTGGCAGAGGAGTCTGCTCGAGAACCTGAGGCAAAGGTTTCCCAACCTAGTGCGCCAACTCCAACTGGAGATCGTGTATTTGCTAGTCCTCTTGCTAGAAAGTTGGCTGAAGAGAAAAAT GTACCTCTCTCTAGCATTAAAGGAACAGGACATGAAGGACTCATTGTGAAGGCTGATATTGAAGATTTCTTGG CTTCTGATGCAGCTTCTAGTCAAGTTTCCGCACCCTCAAAGGCCAAGGGTACAACAGATGCAGCTCTGGATTATATCGACATTCCTGTCTCTCAGATACGGAAG GTCACAGCTTCACGGCTATTATTATCAAAGCAAACTATTCCTCATTACTATTTAACAGTGGATGCATCTGTTGATAAACTCATGAG TCTGCGGAGCAAACTTAATTCATTGCAAGAAGCCTCTGGTGGCTCCCGCATATCAGTTAATGACCTTGTAATCAAG GCTGCTGCATTGGCTCTCCGCAAAGTTCCTCAATGTAACAGTTCATGGGCAAATGATTATATTCGCCA GTATAATAATGTGAATATTAATGTAGCTGTGCAGACTGATAATGGGCTCTTTGTTCCAGTTATCAGG GATGCAGACAAGAAAGGCCTCTCTACAATAGGGGAGGAGGTCAAACAATTGGCAAAGAAAGCCAAAGAAAACAGCTTGAAACCCCAAGATTATGAG GGAGGTACATTTACAGTGTCTAACCTGGGAGGGCCATTTGGTGTCAAACAATTCTGCGCAATCATTAATCCTCCTCAGTCGGGCATTCTTGCAGTTGGATCTG CTGAGAGGAGAGTCATTCCGGGATCAGGTGCTGAAGAGTTCAAGTTTGGTTCTTTCATCTCTGTGACCCTCAGCTGTGATCATCGTGTTATAGATG GTGCAATTGGTGCCGAATGGTTAAAAGCATTCAAAGGCTATATTGAAAATCCAGAATCCATGTTGTTGTAA
- the LOC106778151 gene encoding dihydrolipoyllysine-residue acetyltransferase component 3 of pyruvate dehydrogenase complex, mitochondrial-like isoform X5, translating into MLRSCCTTSARSWRVGFPAMLNPLSVTTAMCGKLGSLCLQQEAVSLNRPPALLSFGTQKRNISIASIKRGSIIGSEFTGEISHSQVLSRRCYASASDLPPHQEIGMPSLSPTMTEGNIARWLKKEGDKVSPGEVLCEVETDKATVEMESMEEGYLAKIVRGDGEKEIKVGEVIAITVEDEGDIAKFKDYKPSPSESSAPPAKETSAPSPPKKEVAEESAREPEAKVSQPSAPTPTGDRVFASPLARKLAEEKNVPLSSIKGTGHEGLIVKADIEDFLASDAASSQVSAPSKAKGTTDAALDYIDIPVSQIRKVTASRLLLSKQTIPHYYLTVDASVDKLMSLRSKLNSLQEASGGSRISVNDLVIKAAALALRKVPQCNSSWANDYIRQYNNVNINVAVQTDNGLFVPVIRDADKKGLSTIGEEVKQLAKKAKENSLKPQDYEGGTFTVSNLGGPFGVKQFCAIINPPQSGILAVGSAERRVIPGSGAEEFKFGSFISVTLSCDHRVIDGAIGAEWLKAFKGYIENPESMLL; encoded by the exons ATGCTTCGAAGTTGCTGCACAACGAGCGCGCGCTCTTGGCGCGTTGGTTTTCCGGCGATGCTCAATCCTCTCTCAGTAACAACCGCG ATGTGTGGAAAACTCGGCTCCCTGTGTCTTCAACAAGAAGCAGTGTCTTTGAACCGACCGCCGGCTTTACT TTCATTTGGTACGCAGAAGAGAAACATCTCCATTGCTAGCATTAAAAGGGGTTCCATTATCGGGTCTGAGTTCACTGGAGAGATTTCACA TTCACAGGTGTTGTCAAGGAGATGCTATGCGTCAGCCTCAG ATCTACCCCCCCACCAGGAAATTGGAATGCCTTCTCTCTCACCTACAATGACAGAG GGTAACATTGCAAGATGGTTGAAGAAAGAAGGTGATAAAGTTTCTCCCGGTGAAGTGCTCTGTGAAGTTGAAACT GATAAAGCTACTGTTGAAATGGAAAGTATGGAAGAAGGTTATCTGGCCAAGATAGTTCGTGGAGAtggggaaaaagaaattaaagttgGTGAG GTAATTGCCATAACTGTTGAAGATGAGGGAGATATTGCCAAGTTTAAAGATTACAAACCTTCACCGTCTGAATCAAGTGCACCTCCTGCCAAAGAAACATCTGCACCATCCCCACCAAAGAAGGAGGTGGCAGAGGAGTCTGCTCGAGAACCTGAGGCAAAGGTTTCCCAACCTAGTGCGCCAACTCCAACTGGAGATCGTGTATTTGCTAGTCCTCTTGCTAGAAAGTTGGCTGAAGAGAAAAAT GTACCTCTCTCTAGCATTAAAGGAACAGGACATGAAGGACTCATTGTGAAGGCTGATATTGAAGATTTCTTGG CTTCTGATGCAGCTTCTAGTCAAGTTTCCGCACCCTCAAAGGCCAAGGGTACAACAGATGCAGCTCTGGATTATATCGACATTCCTGTCTCTCAGATACGGAAG GTCACAGCTTCACGGCTATTATTATCAAAGCAAACTATTCCTCATTACTATTTAACAGTGGATGCATCTGTTGATAAACTCATGAG TCTGCGGAGCAAACTTAATTCATTGCAAGAAGCCTCTGGTGGCTCCCGCATATCAGTTAATGACCTTGTAATCAAG GCTGCTGCATTGGCTCTCCGCAAAGTTCCTCAATGTAACAGTTCATGGGCAAATGATTATATTCGCCA GTATAATAATGTGAATATTAATGTAGCTGTGCAGACTGATAATGGGCTCTTTGTTCCAGTTATCAGG GATGCAGACAAGAAAGGCCTCTCTACAATAGGGGAGGAGGTCAAACAATTGGCAAAGAAAGCCAAAGAAAACAGCTTGAAACCCCAAGATTATGAG GGAGGTACATTTACAGTGTCTAACCTGGGAGGGCCATTTGGTGTCAAACAATTCTGCGCAATCATTAATCCTCCTCAGTCGGGCATTCTTGCAGTTGGATCTG CTGAGAGGAGAGTCATTCCGGGATCAGGTGCTGAAGAGTTCAAGTTTGGTTCTTTCATCTCTGTGACCCTCAGCTGTGATCATCGTGTTATAGATG GTGCAATTGGTGCCGAATGGTTAAAAGCATTCAAAGGCTATATTGAAAATCCAGAATCCATGTTGTTGTAA
- the LOC106778151 gene encoding dihydrolipoyllysine-residue acetyltransferase component 3 of pyruvate dehydrogenase complex, mitochondrial-like isoform X4, whose translation MLRSCCTTSARSWRVGFPAMLNPLSVTTAMCGKLGSLCLQQEAVSLNRPPALLSFGTQKRNISIASIKRGSIIGSEFTGEISQSSQVLSRRCYASASDLPPHQEIGMPSLSPTMTEGNIARWLKKEGDKVSPGEVLCEVETDKATVEMESMEEGYLAKIVRGDGEKEIKVGEVIAITVEDEGDIAKFKDYKPSPSESSAPPAKETSAPSPPKKEVAEESAREPEAKVSQPSAPTPTGDRVFASPLARKLAEEKNVPLSSIKGTGHEGLIVKADIEDFLASDAASSQVSAPSKAKGTTDAALDYIDIPVSQIRKVTASRLLLSKQTIPHYYLTVDASVDKLMSLRSKLNSLQEASGGSRISVNDLVIKAAALALRKVPQCNSSWANDYIRQYNNVNINVAVQTDNGLFVPVIRDADKKGLSTIGEEVKQLAKKAKENSLKPQDYEGGTFTVSNLGGPFGVKQFCAIINPPQSGILAVGSAERRVIPGSGAEEFKFGSFISVTLSCDHRVIDGAIGAEWLKAFKGYIENPESMLL comes from the exons ATGCTTCGAAGTTGCTGCACAACGAGCGCGCGCTCTTGGCGCGTTGGTTTTCCGGCGATGCTCAATCCTCTCTCAGTAACAACCGCG ATGTGTGGAAAACTCGGCTCCCTGTGTCTTCAACAAGAAGCAGTGTCTTTGAACCGACCGCCGGCTTTACT TTCATTTGGTACGCAGAAGAGAAACATCTCCATTGCTAGCATTAAAAGGGGTTCCATTATCGGGTCTGAGTTCACTGGAGAGATTTCACA AAGTTCACAGGTGTTGTCAAGGAGATGCTATGCGTCAGCCTCAG ATCTACCCCCCCACCAGGAAATTGGAATGCCTTCTCTCTCACCTACAATGACAGAG GGTAACATTGCAAGATGGTTGAAGAAAGAAGGTGATAAAGTTTCTCCCGGTGAAGTGCTCTGTGAAGTTGAAACT GATAAAGCTACTGTTGAAATGGAAAGTATGGAAGAAGGTTATCTGGCCAAGATAGTTCGTGGAGAtggggaaaaagaaattaaagttgGTGAG GTAATTGCCATAACTGTTGAAGATGAGGGAGATATTGCCAAGTTTAAAGATTACAAACCTTCACCGTCTGAATCAAGTGCACCTCCTGCCAAAGAAACATCTGCACCATCCCCACCAAAGAAGGAGGTGGCAGAGGAGTCTGCTCGAGAACCTGAGGCAAAGGTTTCCCAACCTAGTGCGCCAACTCCAACTGGAGATCGTGTATTTGCTAGTCCTCTTGCTAGAAAGTTGGCTGAAGAGAAAAAT GTACCTCTCTCTAGCATTAAAGGAACAGGACATGAAGGACTCATTGTGAAGGCTGATATTGAAGATTTCTTGG CTTCTGATGCAGCTTCTAGTCAAGTTTCCGCACCCTCAAAGGCCAAGGGTACAACAGATGCAGCTCTGGATTATATCGACATTCCTGTCTCTCAGATACGGAAG GTCACAGCTTCACGGCTATTATTATCAAAGCAAACTATTCCTCATTACTATTTAACAGTGGATGCATCTGTTGATAAACTCATGAG TCTGCGGAGCAAACTTAATTCATTGCAAGAAGCCTCTGGTGGCTCCCGCATATCAGTTAATGACCTTGTAATCAAG GCTGCTGCATTGGCTCTCCGCAAAGTTCCTCAATGTAACAGTTCATGGGCAAATGATTATATTCGCCA GTATAATAATGTGAATATTAATGTAGCTGTGCAGACTGATAATGGGCTCTTTGTTCCAGTTATCAGG GATGCAGACAAGAAAGGCCTCTCTACAATAGGGGAGGAGGTCAAACAATTGGCAAAGAAAGCCAAAGAAAACAGCTTGAAACCCCAAGATTATGAG GGAGGTACATTTACAGTGTCTAACCTGGGAGGGCCATTTGGTGTCAAACAATTCTGCGCAATCATTAATCCTCCTCAGTCGGGCATTCTTGCAGTTGGATCTG CTGAGAGGAGAGTCATTCCGGGATCAGGTGCTGAAGAGTTCAAGTTTGGTTCTTTCATCTCTGTGACCCTCAGCTGTGATCATCGTGTTATAGATG GTGCAATTGGTGCCGAATGGTTAAAAGCATTCAAAGGCTATATTGAAAATCCAGAATCCATGTTGTTGTAA
- the LOC106778151 gene encoding dihydrolipoyllysine-residue acetyltransferase component 3 of pyruvate dehydrogenase complex, mitochondrial-like isoform X3, translating into MASHLLNHSAKVRNASKLLHNERALLARWFSGDAQSSLSNNRDVWKTRLPVSSTRSSVFEPTAGFTKRNISIASIKRGSIIGSEFTGEISQSSQVLSRRCYASASDLPPHQEIGMPSLSPTMTEGNIARWLKKEGDKVSPGEVLCEVETDKATVEMESMEEGYLAKIVRGDGEKEIKVGEVIAITVEDEGDIAKFKDYKPSPSESSAPPAKETSAPSPPKKEVAEESAREPEAKVSQPSAPTPTGDRVFASPLARKLAEEKNVPLSSIKGTGHEGLIVKADIEDFLASSQVSAPSKAKGTTDAALDYIDIPVSQIRKVTASRLLLSKQTIPHYYLTVDASVDKLMSLRSKLNSLQEASGGSRISVNDLVIKAAALALRKVPQCNSSWANDYIRQYNNVNINVAVQTDNGLFVPVIRDADKKGLSTIGEEVKQLAKKAKENSLKPQDYEGGTFTVSNLGGPFGVKQFCAIINPPQSGILAVGSAERRVIPGSGAEEFKFGSFISVTLSCDHRVIDGAIGAEWLKAFKGYIENPESMLL; encoded by the exons ATGGCATCGCATTTACTCAATCACTCAGCCAAG GTGAGAAATGCTTCGAAGTTGCTGCACAACGAGCGCGCGCTCTTGGCGCGTTGGTTTTCCGGCGATGCTCAATCCTCTCTCAGTAACAACCGCG ATGTGTGGAAAACTCGGCTCCCTGTGTCTTCAACAAGAAGCAGTGTCTTTGAACCGACCGCCGGCTTTACT AAGAGAAACATCTCCATTGCTAGCATTAAAAGGGGTTCCATTATCGGGTCTGAGTTCACTGGAGAGATTTCACA AAGTTCACAGGTGTTGTCAAGGAGATGCTATGCGTCAGCCTCAG ATCTACCCCCCCACCAGGAAATTGGAATGCCTTCTCTCTCACCTACAATGACAGAG GGTAACATTGCAAGATGGTTGAAGAAAGAAGGTGATAAAGTTTCTCCCGGTGAAGTGCTCTGTGAAGTTGAAACT GATAAAGCTACTGTTGAAATGGAAAGTATGGAAGAAGGTTATCTGGCCAAGATAGTTCGTGGAGAtggggaaaaagaaattaaagttgGTGAG GTAATTGCCATAACTGTTGAAGATGAGGGAGATATTGCCAAGTTTAAAGATTACAAACCTTCACCGTCTGAATCAAGTGCACCTCCTGCCAAAGAAACATCTGCACCATCCCCACCAAAGAAGGAGGTGGCAGAGGAGTCTGCTCGAGAACCTGAGGCAAAGGTTTCCCAACCTAGTGCGCCAACTCCAACTGGAGATCGTGTATTTGCTAGTCCTCTTGCTAGAAAGTTGGCTGAAGAGAAAAAT GTACCTCTCTCTAGCATTAAAGGAACAGGACATGAAGGACTCATTGTGAAGGCTGATATTGAAGATTTCTTGG CTTCTAGTCAAGTTTCCGCACCCTCAAAGGCCAAGGGTACAACAGATGCAGCTCTGGATTATATCGACATTCCTGTCTCTCAGATACGGAAG GTCACAGCTTCACGGCTATTATTATCAAAGCAAACTATTCCTCATTACTATTTAACAGTGGATGCATCTGTTGATAAACTCATGAG TCTGCGGAGCAAACTTAATTCATTGCAAGAAGCCTCTGGTGGCTCCCGCATATCAGTTAATGACCTTGTAATCAAG GCTGCTGCATTGGCTCTCCGCAAAGTTCCTCAATGTAACAGTTCATGGGCAAATGATTATATTCGCCA GTATAATAATGTGAATATTAATGTAGCTGTGCAGACTGATAATGGGCTCTTTGTTCCAGTTATCAGG GATGCAGACAAGAAAGGCCTCTCTACAATAGGGGAGGAGGTCAAACAATTGGCAAAGAAAGCCAAAGAAAACAGCTTGAAACCCCAAGATTATGAG GGAGGTACATTTACAGTGTCTAACCTGGGAGGGCCATTTGGTGTCAAACAATTCTGCGCAATCATTAATCCTCCTCAGTCGGGCATTCTTGCAGTTGGATCTG CTGAGAGGAGAGTCATTCCGGGATCAGGTGCTGAAGAGTTCAAGTTTGGTTCTTTCATCTCTGTGACCCTCAGCTGTGATCATCGTGTTATAGATG GTGCAATTGGTGCCGAATGGTTAAAAGCATTCAAAGGCTATATTGAAAATCCAGAATCCATGTTGTTGTAA